In Oryza sativa Japonica Group chromosome 3, ASM3414082v1, one DNA window encodes the following:
- the LOC107275534 gene encoding E3 ubiquitin-protein ligase AIP2 produces the protein MAEVGGGGLPPSRAVLASRFRSNSDHLMRLHSTWINSAATPAAAPYSRESLAMLAARLLSVSDDHLQRQQQQHVSMIISTSLPGCTTGGVAPAFKEAIEALRDVVVDQLAPAAECAICLHGQDAATAAAGRWKEMPCGHRFHGVCLVKWLRVHGTCPMCRHQMPAEEAAAAAAAEGRRS, from the coding sequence ATGGCGgaggtcggcggtggcggcctccCGCCGTCGCGCGCCGTGCTCGCCTCGCGGTTCCGTTCCAACTCCGACCACCTCATGCGGCTCCACTCCACCTGGATCAACAgcgccgccacgcccgccgctgcgccgtATAGCCGCGAGTCGCTCGCGATGCTCGCCGCGCGGCTGCTCTCCGTCTCCGACGACCATCTCCAgcgccagcagcagcaacatgtcTCCATGATTATCTCCACCTCCCTGCCCGGCTGCACcaccggcggcgtggcgcccGCATTCAAGGAGGCGATCGAGGCGCTCAgggacgtcgtcgtcgaccaGCTGGCGCCGGCCGCGGAGTGCGCGATCTGCCTCCACGGCCAggacgcggcgacggcggcggcgggacggtGGAAGGAGATGCCGTGCGGGCACCGGTTCCACGGCGTGTGCCTGGTGAAGTGGCTGCGCGTGCACGGCACGTGCCCCATGTGCCGCCACCAGATGCctgcagaggaggcggcggcggctgctgctgctgagggACGCCGGAGCTGA
- the LOC107276268 gene encoding LOW QUALITY PROTEIN: uncharacterized protein (The sequence of the model RefSeq protein was modified relative to this genomic sequence to represent the inferred CDS: substituted 1 base at 1 genomic stop codon), translating to MEGNNRRSTRHAHVEMITAAAAAEQHLPDDLLRDILLRLPPRSATRCLAVCKGWRSLVSDPSFRRAHAERPAGIAEADHTFCLRQDGDWTFQQRLREVVLFDSFRSRWCRGDVRKAPPLDLTLIPSPYAPAATMVLGSXDGVLCVERGAPPLRRLRWRLFGWPDDGSGRRGYVLWHPFAMACATVSPPPGRGVIIGAYAHPATMRFHLLHAAGEAACLVDPGLYVATAFRLRRVGDGAWREVPLPQLEDADARLKMHGARSIRLHGNLHWLVQRGSGSAGKLQVLVFERARERFRLMDAPPRRRGEEEDMARSRICVLSSGKLCAVAVARATSTMEMWVLDDYHHCSDDARISGWRLMERVSLVMWDGDGRRDLSRTFTSETQVEAVHGEVEGEEVIVRNGGEVDAYSLRRGAWLWVRGISSSGGPVLDVALLAHRDSVVHHDVSFGEASRPLRYPDDIHGQRLFV from the coding sequence ATGGAAGGAAACAACCGAAGAAGTACGCGACATGCACACGTCGAGAtgatcaccgccgccgccgccgcggagcagCATCTGCCGGACGACCTGCTCCGGGACATCCTgctccgcctgccgccgcgcagCGCCACCCGCTGCCTCGCCGTGTGCAAGGGCTGGCGCTCCCTCGTCTCCGACCCGAGcttccgccgcgcccacgccgagCGCCCCGCCGGCATCGCCGAGGCCGACCACACGTTTTGCCTCCGACAAGACGGCGACTGGACCTTCCAGCAAAGGCTCCGCGAGGTCGTGCTCTTCGACTCGTTCCGCAGCAGATGGTGCCGCGGCGACGTCCGCAAGGCGCCGCCGCTCGACCTCACGCTGATCCCCTCGCCCTACGccccggcggcgaccatggtcCTCGGCTCCTGAGACGGCGTGCTCTGCGTCGAGCGCGGCGCTCCTCCGCTCCGGAGACTCCGCTGGCGCTTGTTCGGCTGGCCCGACGACGGAAGCGGGCGCCGGGGCTACGTGCTGTGGCATCCGTTCGCCATGGCGTGCGCCACCGTCTCTCCCCCGCCCGGCCGCGGCGTCATCATCGGCGCCTACGCCCACCCGGCCACCATGCGCTTCCACCTCctgcacgccgccggcgaggccgcgtgCCTCGTGGACCCCGGCCTGTACGTCGCGACCGCCTTCCGGCTCCGGCGAGTCGGAGACGGCGCCTGGCGCGAGGTTCCCCTGCCTCAACTGGAAGACGCAGATGCGCGGCTGAAGATGCACGGAGCTCGCTCCATCCGACTGCACGGCAACCTCCACTGGCTAGTGCAGCGGGGCTCCGGCTCCGCCGGGAAACTGCAGGTGCTCGTGTTCGAGCGGGCGCGCGAGAGGTTCCGGCTGATggatgcgccgccgcgccgccgtggcgagGAAGAAGACATGGCGAGATCGCGAATCTGCGTCCTCTCCAGCGGCAAGCTCTGCGCCGTGGCCGTCGCTCGGGCGACGAGCACGATGGAGATGTGGGTGCTCGACGACTACCACCACTGCTCCGACGACGCGCGGATCAGCGGCTGGCGGCTGATGGAGAGGGTCAGCCTGGTTATGTGGGACGGGGACGGGCGGCGCGACCTGTCGAGGACGTTCACGTCGGAGACCCAGGTGGAGGCGGTGCACGGCGAGGTGGAGGGCGAGGAGGTGATCGTCCgcaacggcggcgaggtcgacgcgTACAGCCTCCGGCGCGGAGCGTGGTTGTGGGTGCGCGGCATCTCCAGCTCGGGTGGTCCTGTACTGGATGTGGCGCTGCTGGCGCACCGGGACAGCGTCGTACACCACGACGTGAGCTTCGGCGAGGCGTCGCGGCCTCTTCGATACCCCGACGACATCCATGGCCAGCGTTTGTTTGTATAA